The sequence GGCGAGATCGGCCAGACCCAGTTCATGGCCTCGTCCTATGTGAAGTTCGCGGTCGATTTCGACGGCAATGGCCGCGCCGACCTCGTGCGCAGCGCGCCCGACGTGCTGGCCTCCACCGCCAACTACCTGCGCGGCTATGGCTGGCGCGCCGGCGCCGGCTGGGGACCGGGCGAGCCGAACTATCAGGCCCTGCTCGGCTGGAACAAGGCCGAGGTCTATGCCCGCACCATCGGCCTGTTCGCCAGCAAGCTGCGCTCGTGAGTCCGGACGGCCGGCGCGCTCCCCTCGCTGACGGACGGCTGAACGGAGGACCGAGATCATGTTGCTCGGACGTCACGCTGTGCCACCGAAGCGCACGCAGCCGGCGCAGAGCGGGCGACCGCGCTTGACGTCATGGTTGTAGCGGTTCTTGACTTCACCTGAACGCGAGGCAAGGCGAACCTCGCCATTGTGGAACGTTGCGTAGGCTCCGCAGGGAGCCGCAGAAAGACTTGGGGGACGACATGAAGGCCTTGGCGATCGCTGGCACGCTGCTTCTTTCTTCCGGCGCCGCCTTCGCGGCGGACATGCCGCCGGCGCCCGCGCCGGTGCTCAAGGCGGCGGCCTACGCGCCCGCCTTCAGCTGGACCGGCCTCTATCTCGGCGGCCAGATCGGCTATGGCTGGGCGGACGCGGAGAGCTCCCTGTCGGTGCCCGGCAATCCCGACTATGCCACCTCATCGGGCAGCCCGAACGGCTTCTTCGGCGGCGGCTTCGTCGGCTACAATTACCAGTTCGCCTCCAATCTGGTCGTCGGCATCGAGGCGGACATCAACGGCGGAAACCTCAGCTCCTCCGATTCCGCCTCCGCCTTCGGCATCGACGTGTGGAATGTCACCGCGACGCACGAGCTTGAGTGGTTCGGCTCGGTGCGCGCGCGCGTCGGCTACGCCTTCGACCGCTTCCTGCCCTTCGTGACCGCCGGCTATGCCTTCGGCTCGACCACGACGACCTATGAGAACAACGATCTGTACGGCGATCGGGTCTCCCCCTCGGAGAACGTGTCGGGCTGGACCATCGGCGGCGGCCTCGAATATGCGGTCACCGACAACATCCTGGCGCGCATCGAGTATCGCTACACCGACTACGGCGACTCGTCCTCCTACCTGCCCTACTACTACTCGCTGACGGTGGACCACGCCTACACCACCAACGACGTGCGCGTCGGCCTCAGCTACAAGTTCTGACGCTTCGGCGCGGGACCCACGGTCCCCGCCCACAGCCGTTGCGCGGATTTTCACATTGCGGGGGGAGGTGGCGGCCGGCAGTTTGCCGACGCCACTTTCCCCCGCAGGTGTTTCATGTCCGCCGTCAGCCCCGCCTCCCCCGAAACCTACGACTACATCGTGGTCGGCGCCGGCTCGGCGGGCTGCGTGCTGGCCAACCGGCTTTCCGCCGATCCCCGCAACCGCGTGCTGGTGCTGGAAGCGG comes from Ancylobacter sp. TS-1 and encodes:
- a CDS encoding outer membrane protein yields the protein MKALAIAGTLLLSSGAAFAADMPPAPAPVLKAAAYAPAFSWTGLYLGGQIGYGWADAESSLSVPGNPDYATSSGSPNGFFGGGFVGYNYQFASNLVVGIEADINGGNLSSSDSASAFGIDVWNVTATHELEWFGSVRARVGYAFDRFLPFVTAGYAFGSTTTTYENNDLYGDRVSPSENVSGWTIGGGLEYAVTDNILARIEYRYTDYGDSSSYLPYYYSLTVDHAYTTNDVRVGLSYKF